The nucleotide window TTATCATTGTATAATACGTGCAATAACAAATGCGATAGAAACTTATTGTTCGCTTGATAATAGATGATCTTTTATCCTAGTTTAATTCATTTTAAGACAATTATCATATTACAACATATTTCAAATTCATATTCTAAAGATTAGAACTTCAGGCTGCAAATCTACTATAATAAACGCTTTCTTATCATCTTTTACACCATTTTTTGCATGTCGCAAAACAACGATTGTCATTTGGAATACTTTATTGTATAGTTTCTCTATTCATTAGCAAATCAAGATATAAAGTATGGAATAGAGAGGGTTACAAGAAATGCTTTTAATTAATATTTTCGTCTTTATCGGCATCATAGCTGCTGCAGTTTCTGGGACATTGGTAGGAATGAAGAAACGACTAGACTGGTTTGGAGTGATTTGCTTAGCAGTAGCTACAGCTTTAGGCGGTGGTATCATCCGCGATGTAATGATTGGTCATCTCCCTCCTGTCGCATTTATTAAACCGATTTACTTTTTTGTTAGTGTAGGGACGGCTCTTATCACTTGTATTTTTTATGAAAGAATTACGAAATTACAAAATGTTATCATGCTTTCAGATGCAGTAGGTCTTGGTGTATTCACAGCAGTAGGCGCTAACGCCGCTGTCATGAATCATGTACATGAGCCGTTTTTGGTTGTTTCAATGGGCTTAATTACAGGTATTGGTGGCGGTATCTTGCGGGATATTTTCGCAAAAGATATCCCTTATGTATTTCGCAAAGAAGTATATGCAATTGCCTCAATCCTAGGCGCAGTAAGCTTTCTCTTAACATATAATAGTGTATCGCATATATTCGCTCTCTATATATGCTTATTTATCACATTTGTTGTCAGAGTGGTTTCTTTTTATTACAACGTCCATTTCCCTGTGCTAAAATCAGACCCTGCTATAGGCGAAGAAGTAAAGCATTCATAAGAAGGGTATCCTTTGTCGGGATACCCTTTTCTTATAGTGTACTTTTTGACGAACATTGTAGATTCATGGTTGATATGGTAATCTAAATATCGGATAAAGCTGTTTCCAGCACATGGCAAACATAAGATTTTCATTGGTTTGGAAATTATAAATACAGCATTCTTTATTACAAGCTTTGTTATCCGAGCTTTCCAACACCTTGTACCGAACATATTTACTTAATAGGAGGTCTATTATGATGAAGGTTTTGGTAATTGTCCCCGCATTCAATGAAGAAGAAGGTATTAAACATGTTGTAGAGCAATTTAAGAATATAAATAATGTTGATATATTAGTTGTCAATGATTGCTCCAAAGACAGAACATCAAAAGTCTGTCGCGAATTCGGGTTAAATGTTGTCGATTTACCTTGTAATTTAGGGATTGGCGGGGCTGTACAAACAGGCTATAAATACGCCAAGCTGCATAACTATGACATAGCTATTCAAGTCGATGGAGATGGACAGCATAACCCTTCCTACATTGAAGGTCTTATACAACCTATTGTAGAAGGAAAAGCGAATCTAGTAATTGGGTCCAGATATTTAAATAAAGAAGGCTTTCAATCTACATTTATGAGGCGTGTAGGGATTACCTATTTCAGTTTTTTAATCAAGTTGCTGCAAAAACAAAAAATCACAGATCCCACATCAGGCTTTAGAGCATGTGATCGCGAGGTTATTGAGTTGTTTAGCCAGCGTTACCCGGTCGACTATCCAGAGCCAGAATCTATTGTGTATTTGCTTCGCAATAATTATAAAGTAGCTGAAGTACCAGTTATTATGAATGAAAGAATGGGTGGAGAATCCAGTATCAACGCATTCAAATCTGTGTATTACATGATCAAAGTTTCATTAGCTATTATTATTGATAATTTGCGTAAATACGGTTTAACATAAAGGATTTACCAGTAGATTTACCTACTTTTCCTATTGAAAGGAGCTTTTTATGATTACAGTAAAACTGCAAATCATCCTATTGATAGCATCGATAATTACTTTCTTTCTTATTATCAATATGATACGAAAATATAACCTGGAATTAAAGTATTCTCTCCTGTGGTTATTCTTCTGTATTGTAAATATTTTATTGGCTTCATTCTCGAACATCTCAACCTTTGTTGCCGATGCACTAAGTATCCAAGAGCCTGTAAATGCTATTTTTCTTCTATCTTTTATGTTTCAGTTCTTTCTAATTTTCAGCCTCACACTTACAATTTCACGTATTTCTAATAAGCTTAGTCAATTGTCTCAAGAAGTTGGTATTTTAAAGAATGACTTTGAGGCTTATAAACAAAGCCAAAATCGTGAAAGCAAGAGGATGGATATATGAAATATGTATTAATCTTAGTTAACATCTTGTGCCTTGTTTTGGGCCAAACATCATGGAAGCTTGGAATGGAAAATATGCAGCTGCACGGAAACATTGTACAGAAATTCTTTCAGTTTGTTTTCTCGCCCCTTATCTTTTTAGGCTTTGTATTATACATATTAGCTACCGTGATATGGATGTATCTGTTATCTAAACTGCCTTTAAGCTTTTTATATCCATTGCAAAGCTTAGCATATGTATTTTCACTAATCATCGCCTTCCTTATCTTTAAAGAACATATTCCTATTACAAGGTGGATTGGGACAGGAGTTATATTATTTGGCGTGTATTTAATCGTAAAATAAAAACGTAAAGAGGTATGTACTCATTATGTCTAGATTTCAATCAGTCCTGAAAAGCTATTGGCTTCATGGCCTTTTAATACTACTCACCTTGCTTTCATTTCTACTGTTTATGTACGACCATCGCTCTCTTTTTTTAGTACCTAGAGAGATGGATCATACAGTTGTATCCCAAAATGAGAGTAATGCGATTATGGGTGAGCTTGGAAACAATATGCTTGTTTCACAATCTTTTGTTTCCCCTAAAGATACATTTTCAAAAGTGCAGCTATCTGTCGGTACCTATCAAAGAGAAAATCAAGGCGTTGTTTCTTTCCAATTAAAAGAAGCGGGGCAATCGCAGCCACTCTTTGAAACAACCATTGAGATACAACAGCTAAAGGATGGTATCAACAGCTTCTCCTTTCCTGCTGTTCAAAACGCAAAAGGAAAAACATATGAATTTACTTTAAGAAGTACGAATACTTTACCTGGGAAATCTTTTACTCTTTGGAAAAGCTCTAAAGATTCCTATGCGGATGGTACATTTACAATTGACGGGATCAATCGAACAGGGGATTTATACTTTCAGGTCATGTATGTTGAAAATAAGCCCCTTCTTACTAAGCAACAACTTGCTTTTATTACACTTATCTTTTTTATCATGTTCGGTGTGTCTTCGTTACTCGTTTTAAAATATAAACATGTACTTCATAAAGCGTTTTTAGCGATTGTTATTCCATTTGGAGTCGTCATGTCTCTTATTGTTCCTCCTTTTGATCAACTTGACGAGCTTGAACACTATTATAGGGCTTTTGAAGTTTCAGAAGGGAAATTTATCAACCAAATTGTGGACGGTAAGGTCGGAAATTATATCCCCAAAAGCCTCGTTGACACTGTAACCAGTGTTCGATATATACATCAGGATGGCTACAAATATAGCCTAGTAAAGGAAGCATTGGATATTCCGCTACAGTCGGAGGAGAGAATTTTCCTTCGAAATTATGCATCTTCATACCCGCCTTTGGTGTACATCCCACAAAGCTTGGGGTTGATATTGGGACGCGTTTTATTTGATTCGCCACTACTTATGCTATTTTTAGGCCGTTTATTTAATTTCGCTGCTTACACAGCGATTGCATACTACAGTTTAAAAATTGTACCGGTTAAAAAGCTATTCTTTTTTATATTAGCCATTTTGCCAATGAGCTTAATTCACGCTTCATCCTTGTCAGCAGATGGCATGACAAATGCTTCTGCATTGTTATTTGTATGCTATATGCTTTACTTGGCATATGGAAAGCCAGATGCCATACGCACAAAGCATATGATTATTTCTAGTGCTATCGGTATTTTCATTGCACTATCAAAAATTGTATATATACCAATTATCTTTATGTTTCTAATTATCCCATTAGCAAAGTTTAAAAATAAGAAAGATTATCTTCAAAAGTTTGTACTTGTGCTCATTGGATGTTTAATTCCATTTATTATATGGAACCTGCTTAATATGAAAAACATGTCTGTTCCAGATTTACGTGGTTATGCAGGAGTATCTCCATCTGACCAGGTTAAGTTCGTGTTAACCAATCCAATTACGTACACGAAAATTTTACTTAGCTCTTTTCTTTCACAAGCCATGCCTTACTTAATGGGGATACTTGGACAAATCGCTACCAATTACTCTTATGCTACACCGTTATTTGTCGTTGATAGCTTCCTTATATTATTGGTGTTATTTGGTATGATACAAACGGAAGAAGATGCTCATATGAAGCTAACGGCGCTCAATAAAGTACTATTTGCCTTTATTATTATTGCAGTAGTCGTTTTAACAATGACAGCACTGTACGTTGGATTTACAAGTGTTGGAGATCCTGTTATTAAAGGTGTTCAAGGACGTTATTTCGTTCCAATCGCATCATTCTTATTCCTTTTATTATCCAACAACAATTTAGTAAACCGCAATCCAAAAACTTCTTCTTGGATTGTAACAATTGGAAATATTTTGATATATACATTACTGATTAACTACATCATACACGTAAATTAAAAGCTATGTATATAAGAAAGGAAACGTTCTACTCCAAAGAATGTTTCCTTTTGTTTTATAAAACCTCAAAAAAATAATTTTTTCCTCTTGATTTATGAAAGCCCTTTTATTAGAATAGGATAGTGCAAGCGATTGCACTTATTTGCACAAAAACTTCACGCTATTATTCTAGTTTTTTATTTTTTCTGCATTATGAGAACGTTACCATAAAAGGAGGAACACATATGTCAAAAATGAAACAATTGATTTCATTCGACTTTTGGCAAAAGTTCGGTAAAGCGCTGCTTGTTGTAGTAGCTGTTATGCCAGCTGCCGGTCTAATGATTTCTATCGGTAAATTAATTGGAATGTCTGCAGGAGACATTGGTTTTGTACAAACGATTGCACGTATCATGGAGGATATCGGTTGGGGTATCATTGTTAACCTGCACATCCTGTTCGCTGTAGCAATCGGTGGTTCTTGGGCAAAAGATCGTGCTGGCGGCGCATTCGCTGCACTTATCGCATTTATCTTAACAAACCGTATTACCGGAGCAATCTTTGGTGTATCCGGCGATATGCTAACAAAAGAAGGCGCAACGGTTAAATCTTTATTTGGAGCAGAGCTTGTTGTTAAGGATTACTTCACTTCTGTTCTAGGTGCACCTGCTTTAAACATGGGTGTATTCGTTGGTATTATCTCCGGTTTCTTGGGAGCTTCTCTTTATAATAAGTATTACAACTACAATAAGTTACCTAACTCACTTGCATTCTTTAATGGTAAGCGTTTCGTACCATTCGTTGTTATCGTAGGTTCTGTTGCAGCGGCACTTATTTTGGCAACTGTATGGCCATTTGTACAAGGTCTATTAAATTCTTTCGGTCGTTGGATTGCGACATCAAAAGATACAGCACCAATTATCGCGCCATTTGTATATGGAACATTAGAACGTATTTTACTTCCGTTCGGCTTGCATCATATGTTAACGGTACCAATGAACTACACTGAGCTTGGCGGTACTTATAAAATTCTAACAGGTGCAAAAGCAGGTCAAATCGTTGCGGGTCAAGATCCACTGTGGTTGGCATGGATTACAGATTTGAACAACCTACTAGATGCAGGTAAAACAGCTGCATACGAGGCATTGCTTGGCGATGTTCACCCTGCACGTTTTAAAGCGGGACAAGTTATCGGTTCTACTGCAGCACTAATCGGTGCAGCTCTTGCGATGTACATGAATGTTGATAAAGAAAAGCGTCACAAATATAAGCCAATGTTCCTTTCTGCAGGTCTTGCAGTATTTTTAACAGGTGTTACAGAGCCAATCGAATTTATGTTCATGTTCGTAGCGCCAGTTCTGTACGTAGTATACGCAATTACAACAGGTTTAGCATTCGCGCTTGCCGATATCATTAACCTTCGTGTTCACGCATTCGGTTTCATCGAATTACTAACAAGAACACCGATGATGGTAAAAGCAGGATTAACAAAAGACTTAATTAACTTTGTCTTCGCATCACTTGCATTCTTTGCCTTAAACTTTGGTGTATTCAGCTTATTAATTAAAAAGTTCAACCTTCCGACACCTGGTCGTAATGGAAACTACATTGAAGATGAGGCACCAGCTGCATCTGGCAATAACAATGTAAACGACGGCTCTCTAGCAGCTGACTTAATTCAATTGCTTGGCGGTGCAGATAACATTGAAGATGTAGATGCATGTATGACACGCCTTCGTGTAACAGTAAAAGATCCAAGTGCTGTTGGATCTGAGAAGGAATGGAAAGATAAAGGCGCATTAGGCCTAATTCTAAAAGACAAAGGTGTACAAGCAATCTACGGTCCAAAAGCAGATGTATTGAAATCTGATATTCAAGACCTTTTAGGAGCATAAAGCGATGAAGCTTTTAACGCTGAATTGTCACTCCTGGCAGGAAGACAAGCAATGGGAAAAAATTCGTGACATTGCGAAAGCAATACATGAAAAGCAATATGATGTGGTTGCCTTACAAGAAGTAAGCCAATCCATTGACCCTAACATCGAAGCGAAAAATTTCGCTTCGGTTTTGCTTGAAGAATTGCAGCAGCTTGGTACTTCTGAATACGAGTATGTATGGGACTTTGCTCATATCGGCTATGATGTGTACGAAGAAGGATTGGCGCTTTTAACAAAGCATCCTATCATTGACCAAGCTTCCTTCTTTATCTCTAAAAGCGAAGATACATCCTATTGGAAAACACGTAAAATCGTTGGTATCACTATTGAATATAACGGAAAGCCTATTTCATTCTACAGCTGCCACCTTGGTTGGTGGGAAGATGAAGAAGAGCCTTTCGTGTATCAAGCGGATCGTTTGCTTGCGCACGTGCAGCAAAACGAAATCTTTTACTTGATGGGCGATTTTAATAACAATGCCTTTATTCGCAGTGAAGGGTACGACTATTTACTCGAAAAAGGCTTGTATGATACATTTGCCCTCGCAAAGGAAAAAGATAGCGGGATTACCGTAAAAGGCAAAATTGCCGGCTGGGATCAAAACAAAGCAGACCTTCGCCTTGATTTAATTCTAACGAATAAGCCGGTTGCAGTCGAACGTTCAACAGTTATTTTCAATGAGAATAATCGCCCGATTGTGTCAGACCATTACGGAGTTGAAGTGATCATTGCAGATTAAAAGGCGCTGTGCACATGCACAACGCCTTTTTCTTATTTATTAAATTTAAACTTCGCTAATGCATCTGCTAATGCTGTGTTTACTGGCTCATCATCCTGCTGCTTCAAATACTTGGCCACGTCTTTCTTTGATACGTTCCCTTGCTTGGCCTTATTACGGCGCTCTTGGAATGCATTCATTTTTTCACGATGACCGCAGCTGCAGACAAAGATTTGTCCGTCACCTTGACCGCGAAGCTCCATCTTCTTATGGCAGTTTGGACATCTTGCATTGGTCAGCTTGGCAATATTTTTACGATGACCGCATTCACGATCCTGACATACAAGCATACGGCCCTTTTTACCATTTACCTCAAGCATCGGCTTGCCGCAATCCGGGCATCTCGTCGCTGTTATATTGTCGTGTTTAAACTTTTGGTCACTATTTTTCACTTCATGTACAGCCGTTTTCGTATATTCACGAATCTCTTTTAAGAAGGTATCCTTCTTTAAGTTTCCCTTCGCAATTGCCTCAAGCTTTTGCTCCCATTCGGCGGTTAACGCCGGCGATTTTAAATCCTCTGGAACAAGCTCTAGCAACTGTTTCCCTTTAGAAGTAATATGAATATACTTCCCTTTTTTCTCAAGTGAAAAGCTATTGAACAGCTTCTCAATAATATCTGCACGTGTCGCGACAGTACCAAGACCGCCTGTTTTTCCAATCGTTTGAATTAAATCCTTGCTTTCACTGGACATATATTTTGCTGGGTTTTCCATCGCAGACAAAAGCGTTCCTTCTGTGAAGCGCTCCGGCGGCTTGGTTTCACCTTTTGTTTGCAAGATATTTAGAATTTCAATTTCTTCTCCTTGCTCAATGAATGGAAGAACCTGATCCGATACATCCTCACGTTCCTCTTCTTCAAAGTCATTATCATATACTTCCTTCCAGCCCTGTGAAAGAATTGTTTTCCCTTTGGCTACAAAGGATTCTTTCCCGATTGTGGCACGAATCGTTACTTGCTCAAACTCAAAGGCTGGTGATAGTACCGCTAAAAAGCGCTTTACAACAAGGTCATAAATCTTTCTCTCTTTATCGCTCAAGGAACTAAGCAAGACAGCTTCTTCTGTTGGAATAATCGCATGGTGATCAGAAACCTTGCTGTTATCAACAAAGGATTTGCTCGCCTTAATTGGCTTTTGCAGCAACCTTGAAGCAATTTTTGCATAGGGCTTTACATTACAAGCCGCAATGCGATCCTTCAATGTATCTACCATATCTGTTGAAAGATAACGGGAATCCGTACGCGGATACGTGACCACCTTATGCTGTTCATACAGCTTTTGCATA belongs to Ectobacillus sp. JY-23 and includes:
- a CDS encoding DUF2142 domain-containing protein, which codes for MSRFQSVLKSYWLHGLLILLTLLSFLLFMYDHRSLFLVPREMDHTVVSQNESNAIMGELGNNMLVSQSFVSPKDTFSKVQLSVGTYQRENQGVVSFQLKEAGQSQPLFETTIEIQQLKDGINSFSFPAVQNAKGKTYEFTLRSTNTLPGKSFTLWKSSKDSYADGTFTIDGINRTGDLYFQVMYVENKPLLTKQQLAFITLIFFIMFGVSSLLVLKYKHVLHKAFLAIVIPFGVVMSLIVPPFDQLDELEHYYRAFEVSEGKFINQIVDGKVGNYIPKSLVDTVTSVRYIHQDGYKYSLVKEALDIPLQSEERIFLRNYASSYPPLVYIPQSLGLILGRVLFDSPLLMLFLGRLFNFAAYTAIAYYSLKIVPVKKLFFFILAILPMSLIHASSLSADGMTNASALLFVCYMLYLAYGKPDAIRTKHMIISSAIGIFIALSKIVYIPIIFMFLIIPLAKFKNKKDYLQKFVLVLIGCLIPFIIWNLLNMKNMSVPDLRGYAGVSPSDQVKFVLTNPITYTKILLSSFLSQAMPYLMGILGQIATNYSYATPLFVVDSFLILLVLFGMIQTEEDAHMKLTALNKVLFAFIIIAVVVLTMTALYVGFTSVGDPVIKGVQGRYFVPIASFLFLLLSNNNLVNRNPKTSSWIVTIGNILIYTLLINYIIHVN
- a CDS encoding EamA family transporter, with the protein product MKYVLILVNILCLVLGQTSWKLGMENMQLHGNIVQKFFQFVFSPLIFLGFVLYILATVIWMYLLSKLPLSFLYPLQSLAYVFSLIIAFLIFKEHIPITRWIGTGVILFGVYLIVK
- a CDS encoding trimeric intracellular cation channel family protein, whose protein sequence is MLLINIFVFIGIIAAAVSGTLVGMKKRLDWFGVICLAVATALGGGIIRDVMIGHLPPVAFIKPIYFFVSVGTALITCIFYERITKLQNVIMLSDAVGLGVFTAVGANAAVMNHVHEPFLVVSMGLITGIGGGILRDIFAKDIPYVFRKEVYAIASILGAVSFLLTYNSVSHIFALYICLFITFVVRVVSFYYNVHFPVLKSDPAIGEEVKHS
- a CDS encoding glycosyltransferase family 2 protein — translated: MMKVLVIVPAFNEEEGIKHVVEQFKNINNVDILVVNDCSKDRTSKVCREFGLNVVDLPCNLGIGGAVQTGYKYAKLHNYDIAIQVDGDGQHNPSYIEGLIQPIVEGKANLVIGSRYLNKEGFQSTFMRRVGITYFSFLIKLLQKQKITDPTSGFRACDREVIELFSQRYPVDYPEPESIVYLLRNNYKVAEVPVIMNERMGGESSINAFKSVYYMIKVSLAIIIDNLRKYGLT
- a CDS encoding DUF2304 domain-containing protein, translating into MITVKLQIILLIASIITFFLIINMIRKYNLELKYSLLWLFFCIVNILLASFSNISTFVADALSIQEPVNAIFLLSFMFQFFLIFSLTLTISRISNKLSQLSQEVGILKNDFEAYKQSQNRESKRMDI
- a CDS encoding DNA topoisomerase III — translated: MKTVVLAEKPSVARDLARVLKCGKKGNGYLEGEQYIVTWALGHLVTLADPEAYDDKYKSWKIEDLPMLPAHLKLVVIKQTGKQFQAVKSQLLRKDVKDIVIATDAGREGELVARWILEKVQVKKPIKRLWISSVTDKAIQEGFRKLRDGKEYENLYASAVARAEADWFVGINATRALTCKHNAQLSCGRVQTPTLAIIAKREEEIKSFQPKPFYGVTAIGKNVKFIWQDGKTKETRTFSKETGDAIVKAVRNQKAKVTEVQKTLKKTYAPQLYDLTELQRDANRIFGYSAKETLSIMQKLYEQHKVVTYPRTDSRYLSTDMVDTLKDRIAACNVKPYAKIASRLLQKPIKASKSFVDNSKVSDHHAIIPTEEAVLLSSLSDKERKIYDLVVKRFLAVLSPAFEFEQVTIRATIGKESFVAKGKTILSQGWKEVYDNDFEEEEREDVSDQVLPFIEQGEEIEILNILQTKGETKPPERFTEGTLLSAMENPAKYMSSESKDLIQTIGKTGGLGTVATRADIIEKLFNSFSLEKKGKYIHITSKGKQLLELVPEDLKSPALTAEWEQKLEAIAKGNLKKDTFLKEIREYTKTAVHEVKNSDQKFKHDNITATRCPDCGKPMLEVNGKKGRMLVCQDRECGHRKNIAKLTNARCPNCHKKMELRGQGDGQIFVCSCGHREKMNAFQERRNKAKQGNVSKKDVAKYLKQQDDEPVNTALADALAKFKFNK
- a CDS encoding PTS transporter subunit IIBC; translation: MKQLISFDFWQKFGKALLVVVAVMPAAGLMISIGKLIGMSAGDIGFVQTIARIMEDIGWGIIVNLHILFAVAIGGSWAKDRAGGAFAALIAFILTNRITGAIFGVSGDMLTKEGATVKSLFGAELVVKDYFTSVLGAPALNMGVFVGIISGFLGASLYNKYYNYNKLPNSLAFFNGKRFVPFVVIVGSVAAALILATVWPFVQGLLNSFGRWIATSKDTAPIIAPFVYGTLERILLPFGLHHMLTVPMNYTELGGTYKILTGAKAGQIVAGQDPLWLAWITDLNNLLDAGKTAAYEALLGDVHPARFKAGQVIGSTAALIGAALAMYMNVDKEKRHKYKPMFLSAGLAVFLTGVTEPIEFMFMFVAPVLYVVYAITTGLAFALADIINLRVHAFGFIELLTRTPMMVKAGLTKDLINFVFASLAFFALNFGVFSLLIKKFNLPTPGRNGNYIEDEAPAASGNNNVNDGSLAADLIQLLGGADNIEDVDACMTRLRVTVKDPSAVGSEKEWKDKGALGLILKDKGVQAIYGPKADVLKSDIQDLLGA
- a CDS encoding endonuclease/exonuclease/phosphatase family protein, with the protein product MKLLTLNCHSWQEDKQWEKIRDIAKAIHEKQYDVVALQEVSQSIDPNIEAKNFASVLLEELQQLGTSEYEYVWDFAHIGYDVYEEGLALLTKHPIIDQASFFISKSEDTSYWKTRKIVGITIEYNGKPISFYSCHLGWWEDEEEPFVYQADRLLAHVQQNEIFYLMGDFNNNAFIRSEGYDYLLEKGLYDTFALAKEKDSGITVKGKIAGWDQNKADLRLDLILTNKPVAVERSTVIFNENNRPIVSDHYGVEVIIAD